TTCCCCGGTTTCCCGATGCAGGATCCTGAGGTAGGGGTGTGGGCGGTCCAGCCAGGCATCGATCAAATAAGTCATGGGTCTCATCTCCATTGATGGGTTTCAATGAGAATAATTCTTATTCATCAAATAGCAAGGACCTATTGGCGGTTTGTGGTTTATTCCGGGTAAAGATTGCGTAAGGTCAAAACGGCTGGCGTTTGGATATTGCGAGGATATGTGGGGGGAGGCGGGGCGGGTGAAGCACCATCCCACGCAGGGCGCGGGATGGAAGACAACAGAATCAGACTTTTCTGACGAACTCGGACTTGAGCTTCATCGGGCCGATGCCGTCGATCTTGCAGTCGATGTCGTGATCGCCATCGCACAGGCGGATGTTCTTGACCTTGGTGCCGACCTTGACCACCAGCGACGTGCCTTTGACCTTCAGGTCCTTGATCACGGTGATGGTGTCGCCGTCCTGCAGGACGTTGCCGACCGAATCTTTTTTCACGGTGTCATCGGACGCCGCTTCGGCTTCGCCGCTGGCGGACCACTCGTGGGCGCACTCGGGGCAGATCAGCTGAGCGCCGTCTTCGTAGGTGTATTCGGAATTGCATTTTGGGCAGGGTGGCAACGTGCTCACTAAAGCTCCTTGGATTCAGGATCGCTAAAAAGCGCACATTATATAGGGTTTTAGCTGGGAGGGGGGCGACGCCAAAAACTGTGGGAGCGAGCCTGCTCGCGAAAGCGGTGTGCCAGTCAGCATTTGACTGACAGATTGCTTTCGCGAGCAGGCTTGCTCCCACAGGGTATTACGGTGCAGTTAGTGCGTACGGGCGACCGCAAACTCACTGAGCTCAACCAATGCATCGCGGTATTCGCTGGGGGGCAGCGCGTCGAGGCATTTGATTGCACGGGCTACATAATCGCGGGCCAGTTGCGCGGTGTAATCCAGCGAACCGGACGCTTCCACGGCTTCGCGGATGCTTTCCAGGTCTTCGATACCGCCTTTCTGGATCGCCTTGCGCACCAGTGCAGCCTGCTCCGGCGTGCCTTCGCGCATGGTGTAGATCAGCGGCAGGGTCGGCTTGCCTTCGGCCAGGTCGTCACCGACGTTCTTGCCCAGGGTTTCCGCGTCGCCACGGTAGTCCAGCAGGTCGTCGACGAGTTGGAAGGCCACGCCCAGATGATCGCCGAAGGTGCGCAG
This region of Pseudomonas mandelii genomic DNA includes:
- a CDS encoding zinc ribbon domain-containing protein YjdM translates to MSTLPPCPKCNSEYTYEDGAQLICPECAHEWSASGEAEAASDDTVKKDSVGNVLQDGDTITVIKDLKVKGTSLVVKVGTKVKNIRLCDGDHDIDCKIDGIGPMKLKSEFVRKV